The Yoonia sp. SS1-5 genome contains a region encoding:
- a CDS encoding sensor histidine kinase produces MNEDATWAQIAVLLSITGSGLCAGFFLVTLYHAFSYRATHSRNDARTNLVGIDVRIMITAATWFFVATIFGLWTVLSSTAIASGDSPPRVAGTTLLFGTVLSFLNLELFLALYLPGAGLGVRVTRVFVQRFGKGAPADWRVGMIAFSSGFMSLLTVRIDKLNQSGTPSVQNVDAWFALLSLVLLLSLAVGAVAFFATGPIYEVLVSLLKYTLNMLNLGIVFVLWLAARAIQAAPLPMGYVPKSVAQGALDELDLPKGYRTNTVQDELGTNRRSMMRRSWLWWLATMFASVFFIGLPLIDRLVSSTATARVQLSFLGAAIVPLALLVMFQFHRRAVELWQNVGLLNASLVSQEFARYSGHYLKNQLPPIDTALKTMEDVLDSQKAVDEETKSLVARGRGHLAPAKKNMDILYEWIETTRQSTQEMSRNSLALFSARSSKPYPAEEVLQELKTTCVTHAHFFRNRFPTHRPLQFRVKVRIGPGDVCEYEFSVDETTEDLATPVPYDTTEEQDRRLRAELSRFQIVYDHKILYDAVINLLRNAIEALAKGGGSDPDNPRVTVSFRLWPGHPHPITISVRDNGPGIPPDRREYLFDPHVSIGTKEDSTGVGLFMANQSMLAMNGRLLLTSGTGTGARVSFTSIALQLPAYALTEALT; encoded by the coding sequence ATGAACGAAGATGCGACCTGGGCCCAGATCGCCGTCTTGCTGTCCATAACGGGCAGCGGGCTTTGTGCCGGCTTCTTCCTCGTTACGCTCTACCACGCGTTCAGCTATCGCGCCACGCATAGCAGGAACGACGCCCGCACGAACCTTGTGGGGATCGATGTCCGGATCATGATCACTGCTGCGACTTGGTTTTTTGTCGCGACGATCTTTGGCTTGTGGACCGTTTTGTCATCTACAGCGATTGCGTCCGGTGACTCCCCACCGCGGGTGGCAGGCACAACACTGCTATTCGGAACAGTCCTTTCCTTTCTCAACCTCGAACTTTTCCTCGCACTTTACCTGCCTGGCGCCGGTCTGGGCGTCCGTGTCACGCGTGTCTTTGTCCAGCGGTTCGGAAAAGGTGCGCCTGCAGACTGGCGCGTTGGCATGATTGCATTTTCATCCGGATTCATGAGTTTACTCACAGTTCGGATCGACAAACTCAATCAAAGTGGCACGCCTTCCGTTCAAAATGTCGATGCCTGGTTTGCGCTTCTTTCCCTCGTACTCCTTCTTTCGCTCGCCGTTGGCGCAGTTGCGTTTTTCGCCACCGGTCCTATCTATGAGGTCTTGGTCAGCCTCCTGAAGTACACGCTCAACATGTTAAATCTGGGAATTGTGTTTGTGCTCTGGCTTGCTGCACGCGCTATTCAGGCGGCTCCCCTCCCCATGGGATATGTGCCGAAATCGGTGGCACAAGGCGCGCTGGATGAGCTGGACCTACCCAAAGGCTACCGGACTAACACGGTACAGGACGAACTTGGGACGAATCGAAGAAGTATGATGCGACGGTCATGGCTTTGGTGGTTGGCAACGATGTTCGCCTCAGTGTTTTTTATCGGTCTTCCCTTGATCGATCGGCTTGTTTCTTCGACGGCGACCGCCCGGGTACAGCTTTCGTTCCTGGGCGCGGCGATCGTGCCCTTGGCGCTATTGGTCATGTTTCAGTTTCACCGTCGGGCCGTTGAACTTTGGCAGAATGTTGGGCTTCTAAACGCGTCATTGGTATCCCAGGAATTCGCGAGATATTCGGGCCACTATTTGAAAAACCAGTTGCCCCCAATCGACACGGCGCTCAAGACCATGGAAGATGTCTTGGATAGCCAGAAGGCAGTCGATGAGGAGACGAAGTCACTTGTTGCGCGCGGTCGCGGTCATCTGGCCCCTGCCAAGAAGAACATGGATATACTCTACGAATGGATCGAAACCACCCGGCAAAGCACGCAAGAGATGTCGCGCAATTCGCTTGCTCTTTTTTCAGCGCGAAGTTCAAAGCCTTACCCTGCCGAAGAAGTGCTGCAAGAGCTTAAAACAACTTGCGTGACACACGCTCACTTCTTCAGGAATAGGTTTCCAACGCATCGACCGCTCCAGTTCCGCGTAAAAGTCAGGATTGGGCCCGGAGACGTTTGCGAGTACGAGTTTTCCGTCGACGAGACTACAGAGGACCTCGCGACGCCCGTACCTTACGATACTACCGAAGAACAAGATCGGCGACTTCGTGCGGAACTGTCACGCTTCCAGATTGTGTACGACCACAAAATATTGTATGATGCCGTAATCAACCTACTACGCAATGCGATAGAAGCATTGGCGAAAGGTGGCGGCAGTGACCCAGACAACCCGCGTGTTACGGTATCATTTCGGCTTTGGCCCGGACACCCGCACCCGATCACAATTTCCGTGCGTGACAACGGTCCGGGTATCCCGCCTGATCGCCGGGAGTACCTTTTTGATCCGCATGTTTCCATTGGTACCAAAGAAGACAGCACAGGGGTGGGACTTTTCATGGCAAACCAGTCAATGCTTGCGATGAATGGCAGGCTTTTGCTGACGTCCGGGACCGGCACGGGCGCCCGTGTATCATTTACAAGCATCGCTCTACAGCTTCCCGCATATGCCCTCACGGAGGCGCTCACATGA